The following proteins are encoded in a genomic region of Gossypium hirsutum isolate 1008001.06 chromosome D05, Gossypium_hirsutum_v2.1, whole genome shotgun sequence:
- the LOC107931105 gene encoding serine carboxypeptidase-like 44 → MEFHGVIFIILFSLVLVLESDGFPMNDLVNKLPGQPDVNFRQFAGYIDVDENVDGRSLFYYFVEAEKDLMTQPLTVWLTGGPGCSSVGDGFASVGPFIVTKDVHGLQKNLFSWNKVSNLLFIDSPIGSGWSYSNTSSDYDNGDDATNTILLTFMQKWYEKYPVFKSKTLYLAGSSYAGHFVPNLANALLDDNKQSKQSKFNLKGLALGNPMLRNKLDDLAKFDLFFSREMINNSLYNQIKKECNVIDEDNYFFNLKVVWSATCKNLMEQAILVAFKTDANNYFPLKLFDIFRDPCAENEQDLNLGKQVVKLITEVDMCSPLRAQCYFNLPEVQRAFHGNRTKLSYRWKGCFTANFKYNKADMDLDMLPALKKLLQQSIPITIFSGDQDGIIPAVGTLDHLKKLAEELNIKLTKEETWSFRNQDGGSKYVFGDLLTFLTVKGGNHHVTASRPSQALDIFTNFVINWMH, encoded by the exons ATGGAATTTCATGGAGTAatctttattattcttttttctcTTGTACTTGTACTTGAATCCGATGGGTTTCCAATGAATGATTTGGTAAACAAATTGCCAGGACAACCAGATGTTAATTTCAGGCAATTTGCTGGATATATTGATGTGGATGAAAATGTTGATGGTCGAAgtcttttttactattttgttgaAGCTGAAAAAGATCTCATGACTCAACCCCTCACTGTTTGGCTGACTGGAG GGCCAGGATGCTCTTCAGTTGGAGATGGCTTTGCAAGTGTTGGTCCTTTCATTGTTACGAAAGATGTTCATGGTCTccagaaaaatttattttcttggaaCAAAG TGTCAAATCTGTTGTTCATCGACTCCCCTATTGGATCTGGATGGTCATATTCAAACACAAGTAGCGATTATGATAACGGAGATGATGCCACAA ATACAATATTACTTACATTCATGCAAAAATGGTATGAAAAATATCCAGTCTTCAAGTCAAAAACTCTATATTTAGCTGGATCAAGTTATGCAG gaCACTTCGTACCAAATCTTGCTAATGCTTTACTTGACGACAACAAGCAGTCCAAGCAATCCAAATTTAATCTCAAAGGATTGGCT TTGGGAAATCCAATGCTTCGCAACAAGTTAGACGATTTggcaaaatttgatttatttttctctCGGGAGATGATAAACAACTCATTATATAACCAAATCAAGAAAGAATGCAATGTCATTGATGAAGATAATTACTTTTTTAACCTCAAAGTCGTTTGGAGTGCAACATGCAAAAACCTTATGGAACAGGCCATTTTGGTTGCTTTCAAGACTGATGCTAATAATTACTTCCCACTGAAGCTATTTGATATCTTTCGCGATCCTTGTGCTGAAAACGAACAAGATTTGAACTTAGGCAAAcag GTTGTTAAACTTATCACAGAAGTAGACATGTGTAGTCCATTGAGGGCGCAATGTTACTTTAATCTTCCAGAAGTACAAAGGGCTTTCCACGGGAATCGAACCAAATTGTCATATAGATGGAAGGGTTGTTTCAC AGCTAATTTTAAATACAACAAAGCTGATATGGATCTTGACATGCTTCCCGCGCTTAAAAAGCTTCTTCAACAATCTATTCCCATTACAATATTCAG tGGAGATCAAGATGGTATAATACCAGCAGTGGGTACCTTGGATCATTTGAAGAAGTTAGCTGAGGAGTTAAATATTAAGTTAACAAAAGAAGAGACTTGGAGTTTTAGAAATCAG GATGGAGGGTCGAAGTATGTATTTGGAGACTTACTAACATTCTTGACAGTGAAAGGAGGTAATCATCATGTTACAGCTTCTAGACCATCACAAGCTTTAGATATTTTCACAAATTTCGTAATTAATTGGATGCATTGA